TAGCTCCTGACGATAAAGGCGAATCAAACAGTGGAAACGCAATTGTCAGTATCACGATTACAGGCGTAAAAAGACATTATTGCATCCCAATTTCATTCAATAACGACGGAGAAGTATTAGTTATCAATGGCAAAAAGAAACTCAGTATTCGGGACTTCGGATTGACTCCGGTCACCCAAATGATGGGCTTAATCAAAGTAAGCGAATGGATAGATATTGATTTTCACATGATATGTAAAATCACCGTTACCGATGAAATCTAAACCTTTCGCCTTTGCTTTTTTTCTTTAGTCAGCTAAAATTGCAGCCATTTCCTGTTGCATTTTCAACGCTTCTGCTCTTGCTTTTTCAACAAAATCAGTTCCTTTTGAAGCATAAATAATCGCTCTTGAGGAATTAATCAGCAATCCAACATTCGCATTCATTCCGTATTTACACACTTCAGATAAACTTCCGCCTTGCGCGCCAACTCCGGGAACCAGCAAGAAACTGTCTGGAACAATTTTACGAATTTCAGTAAAATATTCCGCTTTGGTAGCACCAACAACATACATCAGGTTTTCGCTGTTTTTCCAGGTTTTAGACGTTTCTAAGACTTGTTTGTACAATTCTTTAGCTTCGCTCCGTTCGGCTCCGCCTCGGGTTCCGTCAACGTTCAACGTCTGAAAATCAAACGCCCCTTCATTAGAAGTCAAAGCCAACATAATGGTATGTTTATTTTCGAAAGCCAAAAACGGCTCTACCGAATCTTTCCCCATGTAAGGAGCCACGGTAACACTGTCAAAGTTTAAATCTTCAAAAAAAGCTTTCGCATACATCGATGAGGTATTACCAATATCGCCACGCTTAGCATCGGCAATCGTAAAAATATCCGGGAAATTTTCGTTGATATAATTAATGGTTTTTTGCAACGAAATCCAACCTTTGATTCCGTAAGCTTCATAAAAAGCAGTATTCGGTTTGTACGCCACCGCTAAATCATGGGTTGCGTCAATTATCGCTTTATTAAATTCAAAAATAGGATCTTCCAGTTCTAATAAATGCGGTGGAATTTTAGTCAAATCAACATCTAATCCTACAGCTAGGAATGATTTCTTGATTCTGATTTGGTTTATTAATTCTGTTGTAGTCATTATTTTTAGCTGTTAGGTTTTAGGTCTTTGGTTTTAGTATTGGAATTAAACTTGGGAATCAACATATTTTTTTAGGGACTGAATTCTTTTTTGAATTACATTAAGCTCGGAAATAATTTCTAAGTGTAAAGCTAGATTTACAAAACCAATTTCTTTAGCAATCTCAATTTGAGTCTCTAATTCAAAGGCCGAACCTAAACTGATTTGTAAAAATCGGGAAAAATCTTTTTGAGAAGTTCTGGAACAACCTTCGGCAATGTTAGAAGGGATTGAAACGGCGCATCTGTTAATTTGAGAAACCAGTCCGAATTTTTCTTCGTTTGGGAAAGCGCCAGTTATGATGTAAATTTTTTTAACAAATAAAACAGAGCTTTGCCAAACTTCTAAATCCCTAAAGTTTCTCATATATTAAAATTTACAAACCAACACCCAAAACCCAGAACCCAAAACCCAACACCCAACACCCAAAACCCAGCACCCAACACCCAGAACCCAGTACCCAACACCCAATACCCAACACCCAACACCCAGCACCTATTTAAAATACCTCGCTTGCCTCTTTCAATTTCTCCATGTTGTTCACCAATTGCAATTCGTCAACAATTTTCTGGATATCACCATTCATGATATTTCCCAAATCGTACAATGTCAAACCAACTCTATGGTCAGTCACACGACCTTGAGCATAATTGTAGGTACGAATTTTTGCCGAACGGTCACCAGAGCTTACTTGAGAAGTACGTTTCGAAGCATCTTCCGCTTGTTTCTTGGCTAATTCCTGTTCGTACAAACGAGAACGCAAAACGCCCAACGCTTTATCTTTATTCTTATGTTGTGATTTCTGATCCTGACATTGCGCCACCAAGCCAGTTGGAATATGCGTCAATCGAACCGCTGATTTCGTAGTATTTACAGATTGTCCACCAGGTCCTGACGAACAAAAGAAATCCACTCGCACATCATTCATATCAATCTGTACATCAAATTCCTCTGCTTCCGGCAATACCATAACAGTCGCTGCCGAGGTGTGAACACGACCTTGCGTTTCCGTTTGCGGTACACGTTGCACACGGTGAACACCCGCTTCAAACTTCAAGGTTCCATAAACATCCTCACCCGTAACTTCAAAAATCACCTCTTTAAAACCACCCGAAGTTCCCTCATTCATATCCACAACCGATGTTCTCCAACCTCGGTTCTCACAATATTTCGTGTACATACGGAACAAATCTCCGGCAAAAATACTCGCTTCATCCCCACCGGTACCGGCACGAATTTCCACCATCACATTTTTGGCATCTTCGGGATCTTTAGGAATCAACATAAACTTGATTTCTTCCTCCAGTTCCGGCAATCTTTCCTTTGCTTCATCCAGTTGCATTTTGGCCATTTCGGTCATATCGGCATCACTGTTATCGGCAATTATTTCGTTGGCTTCATCAATATTCGCCATGAGTAGCACGTATTCATCGCGCTTTTCGGCTAGAGCTTTTAAACTTTTATACTCTTGATTCAATTGCACATAACGCTTCTGATCCGAGATAACATCCGGCTGAATAATCAAATCCGATATCTCATCGAAACGCTGTTTTACTATTTGAAGTCTATCTAACATTTTCTTAGTCCTTTTATTGGAGGGCAAAAATACAAAAAACTATTGCAGTTTGCAAGGCGCTCCATTCGCTATTTACGACCAAATAAAAACTTCAAAATCACAAACACAGTAAGCCATGGTATGACCAGAAATACTTCGGCAGAAACTCTAAAACAATTAACCAGTTAACCAATTAACCAATTAACCTTTTTAACCAGTTAACCTTTTTAACCAATTAACCAGTTAAACAATTAACCTTTTTAACCAGTTAACCAATTAAACTCTTTTTTAGGAGCTGTTTCCTGCTGTCATTCCAATCTTTTTTGATAAAACTTGCTTCGCGTTTTATCAAAAAAGGATTTTCCCTTCCATCAGGGCTAGGCGTTTGGGTTAAAATAATTGCGTTTACGGTTTTCCGTAAAATCCTTGATGCAAAAGAACTTACTTTTGAAAAGGACTAAAAACTGAACCAAGAACTTATATGATTTCTAATCAAAAAATGAAACTAAAATCACCAAATTTCACACAACTATGAAAAAATTAACTGTAAAAAATCTGATTGAATTTCGAGGAAAAAATAACCGGACGAAAATCACATTCGTAAATAATCTTAATAAAGAGAAAATTAAGTCAGGTGATAATTCTGGTGGAGGTGATTATTGGATTAGTTGTTTAAGTGCAATTAGAAATACTTTCAAATTTGGTAATGTCAATTTGCTAGATGATAAAATTACTTTTTTACGAGATAAAATTAAATCATCTGAAATTAACAGAATAAAAGATCAATTTCAAAGAAACATTGACATCATAAGTAATTTTAAGGATTACGATTTTCAGCATTTAAAACCAAATGTTAATTTGACTTTTATAACACAACAAAAACATCAAGCGATTCTTGATATTAAAGGACTTCCTGTTGAAGCAAAACCATGTCATATTTTTACATTTTCCATTAATAATAGCGAGGAAATAGGAGGGATTTGGTTTGTAGCACAATTAGAAGGTTTTCCAAAAAGTGAATTAGGAATGTTTACTGATATACTATATAGATATTTAGATAAACATCACTCAAAAGATTTCTATATAAATCCAGCTTATTGTATTGCAGTTGACCTTTATAATGGTCAAGAAGTAAATTACAAGGAAATTCAAAACGGAAAAATTCCGATATTAATTGATTCAACATTGGAAGATTTAAAGAACTATAAATAATAACACAAATCCTTTTTGGTCGCTTTGCACCCGATATAAGAAGCGGCTTCCACTTTCAAAAGTCTTTCTATTGTTATTTGAACTAGCATATTTGTGTTAAAAAAGATATTTTCCAATTTTCCATAAAACACTTGATTTAAAAGAAGTTAGTTTTAGGATGAGATTTGAACTTAATATGTTTTTGTCGGTATTTTCGGCATTAGTTTATATATTTGGGAAAACAATAAACACTGCCGTTTATCAGACAAAACGACCCAATTAAAGGGGCATAAGTCGGACATCATTATATGAAAGTTAGGCGTCAGTTTGTGGAAACACATCGTTAAATATGAAACTATCTAAAACATGCAAAAACAAAAAAGTGTAACATTTCAGCAAAATCCAAAAATAGATTTCTTATTCGGCTATTTTGGTAATTTAATTGTTCCAACTAAACAAGATGGATTTAAACCTATTGATCTTATCGAAACCAATGAAAATGGAGAAGAAACTGTGTTAAAAAATTTCTATTTGAAAAATCCAGAAACTAGTTCAGTTATAAAATTCAGGGAATACATTCAAGGAATCGCAAAAGAAAAAATTTCTAAAAATAATAGAATAAACAAGCCTCATAATGTACAAGTTCATTTATCCATATCAATCACAGAAAAACGATATTATGAAGTTGATGTCGATAATCTTGCAAAAGCAGTTTTAGATTCATTAAATGAGATTGCATTTGAAGATGATTCGCAAGTTTCATCCCTAATTGTTGAAAAACACATTCATCCAATGAAAGTTAATGGTATTCTAATTGCAATTACAAAATTAACTCCCGAAAGAAAAGGATTGGAATTTACTTGGTAAAAAAAGAAATAAATACAAAAATAACTTCTTTCGTTTTTTAAACTTTGAATAAAACTAAAACTAATTTTAAAAATTAATAATCCTCGAATTTGAACTACTGAATCGTTTTTAACTTATTCATATTTAGAAAGTCTTGCTTTTAACAATTCTATTTGCTCTTCTAATAAAGCAATGTATTTCGATTCTAAAGTAATATTTGTTTCTACTTCTTCAATTGGTTTTTTGTGATTAATTGATTCATGTCCTATTCGTGTTTCATTTGATTTTTCTGAACCTACTAATTGCGATAATTCTACTTTCCACTCTTTTATCAATTTATCTAAATAGAACAATCTTGATTTAGGTATAGCTTTTCCCTGTTCCCAATTAATAATAGTTCTTCTATTTACACCCAGATGATCTGCTACATATTCCTGGCTATAACCCATTAATTTTCTATACTTTTGTAAATTTTCCGAACAGCTATTAGGCTCTATTGTAGATAAATTATATTTCTTTCCTCTGATATTTTTTCTGTTTGTCGTAGTAAATAAATCGGGCTCAATCGGTCCTGTTTTTAATTTACGTAAGCCCTTTAATTTACTTTCCTTTTTAATAAATTCACTAGCCAAAATTGTGTCTATGATATTTGCAGCTAATGTTGGAAGACAGCCGTTTTTCTCAAACTGAGTAATAATCATTTTGTCTACTCCTAATAGAAGTCCCATTTTTTCTTGGGTATAACCCTTTTTTACCCGGAATTCTTTAAATTCTAAAAAGTTCATACTAATGTCAATTAAATTAATTTTATCGTTTTTTTGAGTGTTTATGTTTTTTTTTATAGGATAAAGTAAATTAGATTCACTGAGTTTTCCTTTAGACGTAAAAAACTCCTGAATTTCTAGGTTATCAGCTTCAATTTTTTCTGCATATGAAATTGCATTTGACTTATCCATTTTTTAAGAATTAGATTAATAAATAGTAAATATAAGTTATTATAAATCTTTTGCTTTGAGGTTTTCCATAAACTAATTAATTTATTTGTGATTAAAATAATTTAGTACATTTTAAATATGCATAAAAAGGAACAGCTAGAACGATACATCCCGCTCACCCCCATAAACAAAACCAACAAAAAAACCACTCCAACAATAGCTACAGAAAATATTTTTTGTAGCTATTTTGCATATACAAACAGAAAAACAGCAATCTTTGTGGGCATTATTACAAACACCAATAAAAGCCAATGATAGTTTCCATCACTAAAATCGAGTTAAATTCATACCTAAAACTGATTCCTTTTTTTAAGTTCAATGGGCAAATCATAGCAGAGCTGCAACAAGCCAACTGCAACAAGCACAAATTAACAGGCAGTTGGAACGGAAGAGTTTGGTACACTATGACATTATGGGAAAACGAAAATGACATTAACGCTTTCTATCGCAATGGAACCCATCTGGCAGCGATGAAACAATCCGGAAAATTCTCGTCCAAAATTGAATCCCGTCGCATCCAAAACGAAGATTTGATACCTTGGAAAGAAGCAAAGAAATTGTTTACAAACAACTAATCCCAAACGCCCGTTCGTTTGCAAAGCGTTTTTTTTAATACTTTTATGAAACCAAAAACTCCTTTTATTTAAAAAAAAACAAATAAAATGAATCCCAAAGTTGATGATTTTATAAGCGAAGCCAAAAAATGGCAGGCAGAAATAAAACAGTTGCGAACACTGCTACTGGATGGCGGACTAACCGAAGAATTCAAGTGGCGAACGCCTTGTTATAGCTTTCAAGGAAATAATGTGGTCATCATAGGCTGTTTCAAAAACTATTGTACCCTTAGTTTTGTCAAAGGGGCATTACTCCAAGACAGCCATAAAGTGCTAAGCAAACCCGGAGAAAACAGTCAGGCAGTTCGGTTTTTTAAGTTTACAAATCTGGAAGAAATCACTGAACAGAAACCAACCATCAAAGCCTATATATACGAAGCCATTGAAATAGAGAAAGCAGGCTTGAAAGTCCCTTTCAAAAACAATACTGAACTTGAATGGGTAGCAGAATTGCAAATGGCTTTAGACAAAAATCCGGCGTTAAAAACCGCTTTCAATGCCTTAACACCCGGACGACAACGCGCATACAATCTCTATTTTTCGGAGGCCAAACAATCCAAAACCCGCGAAACCCGAATAGAAAAATACACTCAACGTATTCTTGACAGAAAAGGAATCAACGATTGCATTTGTGGATTGTCCAAAAAAATGCCCGGCTGCGACGGTTCACATAAATTCATTCCCAAAGCCTAAAGTATTTTGCAAAATGCTCTAAATAACCATTAATCCCAATCGAATCCCAATTGATGTAACGAAAACAGCATTCAACAATGAACGAAACCATTACAACATATAACGACTTACAGTCCCAGGACGACAAAGCAATTGTCGACATGCTCGCTCAGACTATCGACAACGAATTGACCGAAGCCGAAAGTAAAATTTGGCACGCGCACCCCGTTTGGTTTCTGGACGGTAACCCAATTGTGGGCTACAGCAAACAAAAAGCAGGATGGCGTTTGATGTTTTGGAGTGGTGCCGACTTTGAAGAACCCGCTTTAAATATAAAAGGCAGTAAATTCAAAGACGCCTCCATTTTCTTCACAGCAGTAGAACAAATCAATACCATAGACCTCACTCATTGGCTGAAAAAAGCAAGAGATTTGCAGTGGGATTACAAAAACATAGTCAAAAGAAAAGGCCAATCAATAAGGTTGAAATAAATAGCGATAAACCTTAAAACACAAGGAATGAAAAACACCAATCATCACGATGAGCGTATCGCAAAAATGACATTCGCCACGGTATATCCACTGTATCTCGCCAAAGTCGAGAGAAAAAACAGAACAAAAGAAGAGTTAGTTCAGGTAATCGAGTGGCTGACGGGCTATGATGAAAAAAAACTGCAAGAACTCATAGAACAAAAAGTATCCTTTCAAGAATTCTTTCAGTATGCGACACTAAACCCTAATGCGCACCTGATTACGGGCGTAATCTGCGGATATCGGGTAGAAGAAATCCAAAATCCGCTAACACAACAAGTCCGATATTTAGACAAACTCGTAGATGAATTGGCGAAAGGACGTAAAATGGAGAAGATTTTACGACTGCCATAAAGCAACCCAAAAACAACGAGATAAATTGCAGTACCCCACAACCCCACAATAGCACAACCCAACAAAATCCGTTTTTAATCCGTTAAATCCGCGTCATCCGTGGCCCAATCGGAACAATTACGGACAAAGTCATACCAGTAAGATTCTCGTATGCATTTCACGATTCTCGTATGCATTTCACGATACTC
This region of Flavobacterium lacustre genomic DNA includes:
- a CDS encoding DUF2200 domain-containing protein, whose translation is MKNTNHHDERIAKMTFATVYPLYLAKVERKNRTKEELVQVIEWLTGYDEKKLQELIEQKVSFQEFFQYATLNPNAHLITGVICGYRVEEIQNPLTQQVRYLDKLVDELAKGRKMEKILRLP
- a CDS encoding DUF1801 domain-containing protein, which translates into the protein MNETITTYNDLQSQDDKAIVDMLAQTIDNELTEAESKIWHAHPVWFLDGNPIVGYSKQKAGWRLMFWSGADFEEPALNIKGSKFKDASIFFTAVEQINTIDLTHWLKKARDLQWDYKNIVKRKGQSIRLK
- the pyrF gene encoding orotidine-5'-phosphate decarboxylase yields the protein MTTTELINQIRIKKSFLAVGLDVDLTKIPPHLLELEDPIFEFNKAIIDATHDLAVAYKPNTAFYEAYGIKGWISLQKTINYINENFPDIFTIADAKRGDIGNTSSMYAKAFFEDLNFDSVTVAPYMGKDSVEPFLAFENKHTIMLALTSNEGAFDFQTLNVDGTRGGAERSEAKELYKQVLETSKTWKNSENLMYVVGATKAEYFTEIRKIVPDSFLLVPGVGAQGGSLSEVCKYGMNANVGLLINSSRAIIYASKGTDFVEKARAEALKMQQEMAAILAD
- a CDS encoding helix-turn-helix domain-containing protein, coding for MDKSNAISYAEKIEADNLEIQEFFTSKGKLSESNLLYPIKKNINTQKNDKINLIDISMNFLEFKEFRVKKGYTQEKMGLLLGVDKMIITQFEKNGCLPTLAANIIDTILASEFIKKESKLKGLRKLKTGPIEPDLFTTTNRKNIRGKKYNLSTIEPNSCSENLQKYRKLMGYSQEYVADHLGVNRRTIINWEQGKAIPKSRLFYLDKLIKEWKVELSQLVGSEKSNETRIGHESINHKKPIEEVETNITLESKYIALLEEQIELLKARLSKYE
- a CDS encoding four helix bundle protein encodes the protein MRNFRDLEVWQSSVLFVKKIYIITGAFPNEEKFGLVSQINRCAVSIPSNIAEGCSRTSQKDFSRFLQISLGSAFELETQIEIAKEIGFVNLALHLEIISELNVIQKRIQSLKKYVDSQV
- a CDS encoding RusA family crossover junction endodeoxyribonuclease, which produces MQKQKSVTFQQNPKIDFLFGYFGNLIVPTKQDGFKPIDLIETNENGEETVLKNFYLKNPETSSVIKFREYIQGIAKEKISKNNRINKPHNVQVHLSISITEKRYYEVDVDNLAKAVLDSLNEIAFEDDSQVSSLIVEKHIHPMKVNGILIAITKLTPERKGLEFTW
- the prfA gene encoding peptide chain release factor 1, whose product is MLDRLQIVKQRFDEISDLIIQPDVISDQKRYVQLNQEYKSLKALAEKRDEYVLLMANIDEANEIIADNSDADMTEMAKMQLDEAKERLPELEEEIKFMLIPKDPEDAKNVMVEIRAGTGGDEASIFAGDLFRMYTKYCENRGWRTSVVDMNEGTSGGFKEVIFEVTGEDVYGTLKFEAGVHRVQRVPQTETQGRVHTSAATVMVLPEAEEFDVQIDMNDVRVDFFCSSGPGGQSVNTTKSAVRLTHIPTGLVAQCQDQKSQHKNKDKALGVLRSRLYEQELAKKQAEDASKRTSQVSSGDRSAKIRTYNYAQGRVTDHRVGLTLYDLGNIMNGDIQKIVDELQLVNNMEKLKEASEVF
- a CDS encoding DUF1801 domain-containing protein is translated as MNPKVDDFISEAKKWQAEIKQLRTLLLDGGLTEEFKWRTPCYSFQGNNVVIIGCFKNYCTLSFVKGALLQDSHKVLSKPGENSQAVRFFKFTNLEEITEQKPTIKAYIYEAIEIEKAGLKVPFKNNTELEWVAELQMALDKNPALKTAFNALTPGRQRAYNLYFSEAKQSKTRETRIEKYTQRILDRKGINDCICGLSKKMPGCDGSHKFIPKA